Proteins co-encoded in one Theileria equi strain WA chromosome 3, complete sequence genomic window:
- a CDS encoding RNA recognition motif domain-containing protein (encoded by transcript BEWA_011600A), producing MLDSRFGNLNENHSLSTEDIDEIKRKIEQNPWNYELYKQAIYLSSLDNRKDLLNHFRIECFKHCVVDDQFWISFIEDRKEESDDDENIVNLYKTALDNEPSVEIWLSYLRYEREKCRKSADYANLRSLFESSLEAYGLHTLDGPQIWSYYRRFEQELLPKVQNEAYCSQLDRIRSLFYRQLELPLAGLSDLLDEYLVWEEELPSEYQKDTEFGKKQHKIGFDAWEQRKSFELKIQSEFHEVMNTNNMNSLWNDYIEFELKCGDYGKIMMVYQRALDDLGYERDDLWINYANYALRTSHSRSLLIYERASRHMPKSVSIWVNYMLVMATKSPRISDLISLFNASKTAVSDLSNLITLHITAADCIRRTNPGSISEFRNILSSGEELLSKSSDKQLESRGVYRILSYWSKYELKLLVKHSSSEYVNVISRFLTRYKDDPLCWLYLIDGVKSLDKHISDISDIINKIYTGLCSTTNIKLDIPEPCTVHTLIVWLYETALSIVSANELAEEYIDYVQTSGVVEDIKRAHMTVSTHNNAEPRTSTTLSLNNIILRRDRRRRKLETFSETSSDSGSYSNLLRKQNFSISYDCSTKIKSPKLTLKDLEMVTRATWDGCESADPSIAPAVPPNAPMPPPSSPVLSRLSSSRVSNCGSCSTPDFSPDLKYCKFDGMPSVPPINLQSPLLHLSESIIHTPFTLEAPGTLVNTTEYSDSLCSQDHMHPQTADSNYPLLPPLENKGHFLLSKDKESILAWVNRKEEVCTLWVSKLSYKVGEQNVLAFFSEFPGFKQVRMLRRGGSCYVEFESHEYAKNALEKAVGRRISGGTFRCEFSKPTKPLFEERVVFVKNITSKHIITKDSISILLENFFSNIGFVPSEIRFCTENSNSAGNRRVDSNNVDKDCRPVTLEGKGASTDGTEACKPIEKRNFSVGYCYVEFDREDAAREVIQKLINEIGWPLDCELEDVKFQVTPSIPMINKTSERVRKIEKKMPTTLSKDKTSRTVYITNLSYKTTEDELSSFFTKSCGPVKAVQICLDRMGKSRGYGFVEFCDERTAMDALLLSTLVLDDREILVSRSNRAIYKDSPKHSHKKRVISPNKQNYSRVKRKIDYKPGKDN from the coding sequence ATGTTGGATTCCAGATTTGGTAATCTAAATGAAAATCATTCTCTGTCCACAGAAGACattgatgaaataaaaagaaagatTGAACAGAACCCTTGGAATTACGAACTTTACAAGCAAGCAATTTACCTATCATCACTTGATAACCGTAAGGATCTGCTTAACCATTTCAGGATCGAGTGCTTTAAACATTGTGTTGTGGACGATCAGTTTTGGATTTCTTTCATTGAAGACAGGAAGGAGGAATCTGATGACGACGAAAATATTGTTAATTTATATAAGACTGCTCTAGATAATGAACCGTCTGTCGAAATATGGCTCTCATATTTGCGTTATGAGCGTGAAAAGTGCCGTAAATCGGCAGATTATGCTAATTTAAGGAGTCTTTTCGAGTCCAGCTTGGAGGCTTATGGTCTGCACACATTAGACGGACCACAAATATGGTCATACTACCGTAGATTTGAACAAGAATTGTTGCCCAAAGTGCAAAATGAAGCATACTGCTCACAATTAGATCGCATACGTAGTTTATTTTATCGCCAATTGGAGTTACCCTTGGCCGGCTTATCGGATTTATTGGATGAATATCTCGTGTGGGAAGAAGAATTACCCTCAGAATATCAAAAGGACACAGAATTCGGGAAAAAACAACATAAAATAGGATTTGATGCCTGGGAACAAAGGAAATCTTTTGaattaaaaatacaatcAGAATTCCATGAAGTTATGAATACTAATAACATGAATTCACTGTGGAATGACTACATTGAGTTTGAGCTGAAATGTGGTGATTATGGAAAAATAATGATGGTATATCAGCGTGCTTTGGATGATTTGGGTTACGAACGCGATGATCTGTGGATTAATTATGCAAATTATGCACTTCGCACCAGTCATTCAAGATCTCTATTGATATATGAAAGAGCATCTAGGCACATGCCTAAATCCGTAAGTATTTGGGTAAATTATATGCTTGTGATGGCTACTAAATCACCAAGGATAAGTGATTTAATATCTCTTTTCAACGCATCAAAGACAGCTGTTTCTGATCTTAGCAATTTAATAACTTTACATATCACTGCAGCGGATTGTATAAGACGCACAAACCCCGGCTCTATTTCAGAGTTTAGAAATATACTATCTAGTGGAGAGGAGTTATTGTCAAAAAGTTCGGACAAACAGCTAGAATCTAGAGGTGTGTATCGTATACTTTCCTACTGGAGCAAGTATGAACTTAAATTGTTGGTCAAgcattcatcctcagaGTATGTGAATgtcatttccagatttttgACGAGGTACAAAGATGACCCTTTATGTTGGCTATATTTAATAGATGGCGTTAAGAGCTTGGATAAGCACATATCTGACATTAGTGACATAATTAATAAGATTTATACTGGTCTTTGTTCTACAACAAATATTAAATTGGATATTCCAGAACCATGTACAGTACATACATTAATTGTATGGTTATATGAGACCGCCCTCTCTATAGTTTCTGCAAACGAGTTGGCTGAAGAATATATCGATTATGTACAAACATCCGGAGTAGTAGAGGACATAAAAAGAGCGCATATGACAGTTTCAACACATAATAATGCAGAACCCCGTACAAGCACCACTTTAAGTCTGAATAATATTATTTTGAGGCGTGACAGAAGACGAAGGAAACTAGAAACTTTTTCTGAAACTTCATCTGATAGTGGGAGTTATTCCAATTTACTCAGAAAACAGAACTTTAGTATATCTTATGACTGTTCTACAAAGataaaatctccaaaattaACACTTAAGGATTTGGAAATGGTGACCAGAGCCACTTGGGATGGGTGTGAAAGTGCGGATCCTTCAATAGCGCCAGCAGTGCCTCCAAATGCCCCAATGCCACCACCATCATCTCCTGTTCTTTCTAGGCTTTCTTCCTCTAGAGTTAGCAACTGTGGCTCATGTTCTACACCTGATTTTTCACCAGATCTTAAATATTGTAAGTTCGACGGTATGCCATCCGTACCACCTATAAACCTACAATCACCATTATTACATCTTTCAGAATCGATTATCCATACCCCATTCACTCTGGAGGCACCTGGAACATTAGTAAATACCACAGAGTATAGTGACTCTCTGTGCTCCCAGGATCATATGCATCCACAAACAGCAGATAGTAATTATCCTCTATTACCACCTTTAGAAAACAAAGGGCATTTCCTTCTTTCCAAAGACAAAGAATCTATTTTGGCATGGGTAAATAGGAAAGAGGAAGTTTGCACTCTTTGGGTTTCCAAATTAAGCTATAAAGTTGGTGAACAAAATGTTTTAGCATTTTTTTCTGAGTTTCCTGGTTTTAAGCAGGTTCGTATGTTACGAAGGGGTGGCTCTTGCTATGTCGAGTTTGAAAGCCATGAATACGCTAAAAATGCACTAGAGAAGGCAGTTGGGCGTAGAATATCTGGAGGCACATTCCGATGTGAATTTTCAAAACCTACAAAACCACTATTTGAAGAAAGAGTTGTGTTTGTTAAAAACATAACGTCTAAGCATATAATTACTAAGGATTCCATCTCTATACTCTTGGAAAATTTTTTTTCAAACATCGGATTTGTTCCTTCAGAAATCAGATTTTGCACTGAAAATTCAAATAGTGCTGGCAATAGGAGGGTAGACTCAAATAACGTGGATAAAGATTGCAGGCCTGTAACTTTGGAAGGAAAAGGAGCAAGTACCGATGGCACCGAAGCCTGTAAGCCGATTGAAAAGAGAAATTTTAGTGTTGGATATTGCTATGTAGAATTTGATCGTGAGGATGCTGCAAGGGAAGTTATCCAGAAGTTGATAAACGAGATAGGGTGGCCATTAGATTGTGAACTCGAAGATGTAAAGTTTCAAGTAACACCATCAATTCCAATGATTAATAAAACGAGCGAACGGGTTAGAAAAATTGAGAAGAAAATGCCAACAACTTTATCTAAAGATAAAACATCAAGAACAGTGTACATTACAAATCTCTCATACAAAACCACCGAGGATGAACTTTCATCTTTTTTTACCAAAAGTTGCGGGCCCGTTAAGGCTGTACAAATATGTTTGGACAGGATGGGTAAATCAAGAGGCTATGGTTTTGTTGAATTTTGTGATGAAAGAACTGCGATGGACGCTTTGCTTTTGTCTACCCTAGTTTTGGATGATCGTGAAATTTTGGTTTCACGATCCAACAGGGCCATATacaaagattctccaaaaCATAGCCATAAAAAGAGAGTTATATCACCGAATAAACAAAACTATAGCAGAGTCAAAAGAAAAATAGATTACAAGCCAGGTAAAGACAACTAG
- a CDS encoding importin alpha, putative (encoded by transcript BEWA_011610A): MFRSEERKKEYKKIFDDPRRKREDIQSQIRKQIRDINLQKRRSQGTASNPVEIGNVPQNIDIGNGLRGNNEDSLTSNLNWSPSELEHYANGLRSSDYNKQLACTKQFRKILSLEFDPPIEQVVNSGVVPIFIEFLTRNDAPELQFEAAWAITNIASGTHQQTKITTDHGAVPKLIALLESSQEEVREQAIWALGNIAGDSAECRDLVLGHGALKPLLFLLSNSQRESVIRNATWTISNLCRGKPKPLFEEVRPVIPYISRLIEHPDTEVLTDACWAFSYISDGSEEHIQSVIDSGACPRLIQLMDHVIPAVQTPSLRTVGNIATGNDAQTQVIVDYGCIPILYKLLFSEKKTIKKEACWTLSNIAAGTRDQIEAFLQSDVVEKLLELMDGDDFDIQREASWAICNAASGGDMKQAENLASRGCIKHICKILSTTDTKLIGVALRALDNILTLGQHIMETKELPRNPYATIVREVDAVRMLDVLQDSKVAAIYKKAGNILNRFFPEDRDFDEDFERSDIQFGSYVPEGGFQF; this comes from the exons ATGTTTAGAAGTGAGGAACGCAAgaaagaatataaaaaaatatttgacGACCCTCGTCGCAAAAGGGAGGATATCCAGTCCCAAATCAGGAAACAAATTCGCGAtataaatttgcaaaaacGTCGTTCTCAAGGTACAGCCTCTAACCCTGTTGAAATTGGAAATGTACCACAAAATATTGATATCGGTAATGGTTTAAGAGGAAACAATGAAGATTCTCTGACCAGCAATTTGAATTGGTCTCCTTCAGAGTTAGAACACTACGCAAATGGGTTGAGATCGTCagattataataaacaATTGGCGTGTACAAAACAATTTCGGAAAATTTTGTCTCTGGAATTTGATCCACCTATTGAACAAGTTGTCAATTCCGGTGTTGTACCAATATTTATAGAGTTTCTAACAAGGAACGATGCGCCTGAACTCCAGTTTGAAGCTGCTTGGGCTATTACGAATATAGCATCTGGTACACATCAACAGACCAAGATTACAACGGACCATGG AGCTGTACCTAAGCTGATAGCATTGCTGGAATCGTCTCAAGAGGAGGTTCGTGAGCAGGCGATATGGGCCTTGGGGAATATAGCAGGAGATTCGGCGGAATGCAGGGATTTGGTTTTGGGGCATGGTGCCTTGAAACCTCTCTTGTTTCTTCTATCAAATTCACAAAGAGAAAGTGTTATTCGTAATGCTACATGGACCATCTCTAACTTGTGTAGAGGGAAACCTAAGCCACTTTTCGAGGAAGTCAGACCGGTGATTCCATATATTTCAAGGCTTATAGAACATCCGGACACTGAG gTACTTACTGACGCATGCTGGGCATTCTCATATATTTCGGACGGATCAGAGGAACACATTCAGTCTGTGATTGATTCTGGAGCATGTCCAAGACTAATCCAACTTATGGATCATGTCATCCCTGCTGTCCAGACACCTTCTCTGCGTACAGTTGGAAATATCGCAACTGGCAATGATGCGCAAACGCAAGTTATTGTAGATTACGGTTGTATTCCAATTCTTTATAAATTACTTTTTTCTGAAAAGAAGACAATAAAAAAGGAAGCTTGTTGGACATTATCCAATATAGCTGCTGGTACAAGGGATCAGATTGAAGCCTTTTTGCAATCAGATGTTGTTGAGAAACTATTGGAATTAATGGATGGTGACGATTTTGATATCCAAAGGGAGGCGAGTTGGGCCATATGTAATGCCGCTTCTGGAGGTGATATGAAGCAAGCAGAGAACTTAGCATCTAGGGGCTGTATTAAACACATTTGTAAGATCCTTTCAACCACAGATACAAAGCTAATCGGTGTAGCTCTCAGAGCCTTAGATAACATTCTAACACTAGGTCAACATATAATGGAAACCAAGGAATTACCCAGAAATCCATATGCCACAATTGTAAGAGAG GTTGATGCCGTGCGAATGTTAGATGTGTTGCAAGATAGCAAAGTTGCTGCTATATACAAAAAGGCGggaaatattttgaacCGCTTTTTCCCAGAAGATCGTGACTTTGATGAAGACTTTGAACGTTCTGATATCCAATTTGGTTCTTACGTTCCTGAAGGCGGGTTCCAATTTTGA
- a CDS encoding hypothetical protein (encoded by transcript BEWA_011620A), translating to MLFGAVIAPGNSVTPKNELANIVHLSQVCLNEPKSDEKTYVQLVDGDKVYNVCSLQKDVHEHATVDVFFSTMGGLKLTTKGGANEVHIIGYFEPEDNSFLSSSEEDEDDEEEEEESEDEQPASKRKASGKGSKK from the exons ATGTTGTTCG GTGCTGTAATCGCTCCTGGTAACAGTGTTACcccaaagaatgagttGGCCAATATTGTTCACCTCTCTCAAGTATGCCTCAACGAGCCAAAAAGTGACGAGAAAACCTATGTTCAATTGGTTGACGGTGATAAGGTGTACAACGTATGCTCACTCCAAAAGGACGTTCATGAACAT GCCACTGTTGATGTCTTCTTCTCAACTATGGGTGGCTTGAAATTGACCACCAAGGGTGGAGCGAACGAAGTCCACATCATTGGCTACTTCGAGCCAGAGGACAATTCTTTCTTGTCTAGCtctgaggaagatgaggatgacgaagaagaggaagaagaatctgaagatgaGCAACCAGCTTCTAAGCGTAAGGCCTCCGGAAAAGGTTCCAAGAA GTAG
- a CDS encoding hypothetical protein (encoded by transcript BEWA_011630A): MKIVIKNGNKDIDTKPKKNALKVTNKTILKPNITKNVDRNLLNLAFDNSSTTDDRIEPTVRIESHQKNFNTKRLKLDEIEGKYYSDRSTKYLKNVDKELDPSLYLYDEYVDEDTVEKEATKFTYLGYSPDKIKDTNENNDNDVKNKQRTKEPQYMAKILDRARKRQIEREIALDKKLLEDELATNGAIAEVFVTGAYRKKLEERKQFELEQQKQNQFDAIHSNNGLSNFHKHLLSSGIAKRSAKGPK, from the coding sequence ATGAAGATTGTtataaagaatggtaatAAAGATATCGACACTAAACCAAAAAAAAATGCTCTAAAGGTCACAAACAAAACTATTTTAAAGCCAAATattaccaagaatgttgACAGAAATCTGCTAAACCTAGCATTTGATAACTCCTCCACTACCGATGATCGCATTGAACCGACTGTTCGTATAGAATCACACCaaaaaaattttaatacTAAAAGACTGAAATTGGATGAAATAGAAGGTAAATACTATTCTGATAGAAGCACTAAGTATCTGAAAAATGTCGATAAAGAGTTAGATCCATCATTATACCTATACGATGAATATGTAGACGAAGACACCGTTGAAAAGGAAGCTACAAAGTTCACATATTTAGGATATTCTCCGGATAAGATTAAAGATACTAACGAAAATAATGATAACGATGTAAAGAATAAGCAGAGGACTAAGGAACCTCAGTATATGGCGAAGATACTCGATAGAGCGAGGAAGCGCCAAATCGAACGCGAAATAGCATTAGATAAAAAACTTCTAGAAGATGAACTGGCAACTAACGGAGCTATTGCTGAAGTATTCGTTACAGGTGCCTACAGGAAGAAGCTAGAAGAGAGAAAACAGTTTGAATTGGAACAACAAAAGCAAAACCAATTTGATGCGATCCACAGCAATAACGGCCTCTCAAACTTCCACAAACACCTTTTGAGTTCTGGAATTGCCAAGAGGTCAGCAAAAGGCCCCAAATAA
- a CDS encoding DNA-directed RNA polymerase, putative (encoded by transcript BEWA_011640A) — MDDEEGRLFRCRRTCCEMLEDRGYFIPSQEKLETFAEFKARYESYDRTRSKMLLVASQKTASENKVLVFFADETKKTGVKPIRELTERMEDHDIHRAILVTQNVLTSFAKDAIMEASPRNIIENFMETELLVNITRHELVPKHVPLTMEEKQNLLQRYKVKENQIPRIQSADPVARYFGLSKGQVVKIIRPSETAGRYVTFRLVV; from the exons atggatgatgaagaaggaagGTTGTTTCGATGCAGAAGAACTTGCTGTGAAATGTTAGAAGATCGCGGTTATTTCATTCCAAGCCAAGAAAAATTAGAAACTTTTGCAGAATTTAAGGCAAGATACGAGTCATATGATAGAAC ACGCTCGAAAATGCTTTTGGTGGCTTCACAAAAGACGGCCTCAGAAAATAAAGTTTTAGTTTTCTTTGCGGATGAAACTAAAAAAACTGGTGTGAAGCCAATTAGAGA GCTAACTGAACGTATGGAAGATCATGATATTCATAGAGCAATTCTAGTAACACAAAATGTTCTTACCTCCTTCGCAAAGGAT GCTATAATGGAAGCGTCGCCTAGAAATATAATAGAGAATTTTATGGAAACAGAACTACTTGTCAATATAACTAGGCATGAGTTGGTCCCTAAACATGTACCGTTGacaatggaagaaaagcAAAACCTATTGCAGAGATACAAG GTCAAAGAAAACCAAATTCCAAGAATACAATCTGCTGATCCCGTAGCCAGATATTTTGGCCTATCAAAAGGGCAAGTTGTAAAAATCATCAGACCGAGTGAAACTGCGGGAAGATATGTGACCTTCAGATTGGTCGTCTAA
- a CDS encoding hypothetical protein (encoded by transcript BEWA_011650A) has product MNIESIVSIRSIDGFTSARCYNTHVLTSSVTGALFQWDIETSNPILSHNIEKPLDFVLPYRVGTTSEYSSILLQSRGDISILDLKSCKIHHLVDAITTSFARISLLNYGSSTTPCIIVPCEKNIKVFDLRIECGGINSNVIHTINPPVIQTPKKSEIGMLHTCKQFSALGSSYILSTYESASIVIHDLRNLKEPALPVHYMDTFEAIPALSTWKDVVLIGDTGGLIHMYHVTHQDGIRHIKSSIPRDPENSPGISSLDIRNDGTIFAAGCWDRIVRIYETRSLSLKGVINKHYSNIIDASFDKTGNTLCTASKDGIANVLNVS; this is encoded by the exons ATGAATATTGAGAGTATAGTATCCATTAGAAGTATAGATGGCTTTACATCGGCCAGATGTTATAACACCCACGTTTTAACATCTTCTGTAACTGGCGCTCTATTTCAATGGGATATTGAAACTTCAAACCCTATCTTATCGCATAATATAGAAAAACCATTGGATTTTGTCTTACCTTATCGTGTAG GCACAACCTCCGAATACAGTAGCATATTGCTTCAGAGTAGAGGAGATATATCTATACTGGATCTAAAATCCTGTAAGATACACCATTTGGTAGATGCAATAACAACGTCCTTTGCCAGGATAAGCTTACTTAACTACGGATCCTCAACTACTCCGTGTATAATAGTGCCGTGTGAGAAGAATATTAAAGTGTTTGATTTAAGAATAGAATGTG GAGGAATAAACTCAAATGTAATTCACACAATCAACCCTCCTGTAATTCAGACTCCTAAAAAAAGTGAAATAGGAATGTTGCACACATGCAAACAATTCTCTGCGCTCGGAAGCTCATATATACTTTCAACTTATGAATCAGCATCAATAGTTATCCACGATTTAAGAAACTTAAAAGAACCCGCACTTCCAGTTCACTATATGGATACGTTTGAGGCAATACCCGCCCTTTCTACATGGAAAGATGTTGTTTTGATAGGTGACACTGGAGGGTTGATACATATGTATCATGTTACTCATCAGGATGGTATACGTCATATAAAATCAAGTATACCAAGAGACCCAGAGAATTCACCCGGTATCTCATCTTTGGATATTAGGAATGATGGTACTATTTTTGCTGCTGGATGCTGGGATAGAATTGTTCGCATATACGAGACTCGGTCGCTGTCACTTAAAGGTGTTATAAATAAACATTATTCGAACATAATAGATGCTTCATTCGATAAGACAGGAAACACCCTTTGTACAGCTTCTAAGGATGGTATCGcaaatgttttaaatgtatCATAA
- a CDS encoding ubiquinol-cytochrome c reductase, putative (encoded by transcript BEWA_011660A), whose translation MSRIYSILSFRRQFASTLHHEMKKSSGMPAASERPLYRNAFDRADNPKLWLKDTTKYNHPEPVKTLGDLLVPHGHGHLFGNSGSTRYAHYVNVWEPTFPKTPDLSKGELISGANFTRTSGWHFPGEPAIVSVGKLGPANQRAVGYAENAAVPESISPDAFPDFREYRIPNGADRRATIYLMTATVFFFIMAFARTLVCKLIHYFWLSRDVAASGALEVNVGQMLPGDQVTVKWRSKPVFIRRRTPEDIARAKKDDELLDSMRDPELDEDRNKNPEWLINIGICTHLGCIPTKGGNYGGFFCPCHGSHYDGSGRIRQGPAPANLEVPPYRFIDDNTIRLG comes from the exons ATGAGTAGGATTTACTCTATTTTGTCATTTAGAAGGCAATTTGCCAGTACATTGCACCATgagatgaagaaatcaTCCGGAATGCCAGCTGCAAGTGAAAGACCATTATACAGAAATGCATTCGATAGAGCTGATAATCCTAAGTTATGGTTAAAGGATACTACGAAGTACAATCATCCAGAACCGGTAAAAACTCTAGGTGATTTGCTAGTGCCTCATGGACATGGCCATTTATTCGGCAACAGCGGCTCTACACGCTATGCGCATTATGTTAATGTATGGGAACCGACGTTCCCTAAAACTCCAGATCTGTCAAAAGGTGAGCTCATTTCAGGTGCGAACTTCACAAGAACAAGCGGATGGCATTTTCCTGGGGAACCAGCAATAGTATCTGTTGGTAAACTAGGACCTGCTAACCAACGAGCAGTAGGATATGCTGAAAATGCAGCTGTTCCCGAGTCTATAAGCCCGGACGCTTTTCCAGATTTCAGGGAGTATAGAATTCCAAATGGTGCCGACAGGAGGGCTACCATCTATCTGATGACCGCCACTGTATTTTTCTTTATTATGGCGTTTGCAAGAACACTTGTTTGCAAACTTATCCACTATTTCTGGTTGTCCAGAGATGTAGCCGCTAGTGGAGCGCTTGAAGTTAATGTGGGTCAGATGCTACCTGGTGACCAGGTTACGGTAAAATGGAGGTCAAAGCCAGTTTTTATTAGAAGGCGCACACCCGAAGATATAGCCAGAGCTAAGAAAGATGACGAGCTACTTGACAGCATGAGGGATCCAGAATTGGATGAAGATAGAAACAAGAATCCTGAATGGCTAATAAATATCGGAATATGTACACATTTGGGATGTATTCCAACCAAAGGAGGCAACTATGGAGGGTTTTTCTGTCCATGCCACGGATCACACTATGATGGATCTG GACGTATCAGACAGGGCCCTGCACCAGCAAATTTGGAGGTGCCTCCCTACAGGTTCATAGACGACAATACCATCCGTTTGGGATAA